One Aphidius gifuensis isolate YNYX2018 linkage group LG5, ASM1490517v1, whole genome shotgun sequence genomic region harbors:
- the LOC122856897 gene encoding barrier-to-autointegration factor, translating into MSSTSQKHKNFVAEPMGTKSVTELAGVGDVLGKRLELAGFDKAYVVLGQFLVLKKDRELFQEWMKDTCGASTKHSSDCYQCLSDWCEEFM; encoded by the exons atgtcgaGTACATcacaaaaacataaaaattttgttgctGAACCAATGGGTACAAAATCAGTAACCGAGCTTGCTGGCGTTGGTGATGTTCTTGGTAAAAGATTAGAACTTGCTGGTTTTGataag GCATATGTTGTTCTTGGTCAATttcttgtattaaaaaaagacagGGAATTATTTCAAGAATGGATGAAAGATACTTGTGGTGCATCTACAAAACATTCAAGTGATTGTTATCAATGTCTCAGTGATTGGTGTGAagaatttatgtaa
- the LOC122856869 gene encoding PSME3-interacting protein isoform X2 yields MSSGFVTEAEIAEQKRIRQEEWEKVRTADQPIDAPEEPYDGRSLFDKLQDQKNKRDMEYEEAHKLKNMIRGLDDDEVEFLDLVDQKKIDEERKKKIEEENEMRDFKKRVASLQEKTLDERLKQELKKPQCTSKNLSGSSGRISQQKLLAGVVIKKQQDKTTTTTTTTTDNTKGLKRKLTENEVSQDCNAKECKVDDEKNNTTPIVEQQSGLKCIGILPGLGSYYDDSSDSDCSSDSEHEHGHINKTNAEK; encoded by the exons atGAGTTCAGGATTCGTAACAGAGGCTGAAATTGCCGAGCAGAAGAGAATTCGTCAGGAAGAATGGGAAAAAGTTAGAACTGCTGATCAAccaattg aTGCACCTGAAGAGCCATATGACGGACGAtcattgtttgataaattacaagatcaaaaaaacaaacgtgACATGGAATATGAAGAAGCCCACAAACTAa aaaaCATGATCAGAggtcttgatgatgatgaagttgaatttttagatttagttgatcaaaaaaaaattgatgaagaaagaaaaaaaaaaattgaagaagaaaatgaaatgcgtgattttaaaaaacgagTTGCATCattacaagaaaaaacattGGATGAAAGATTAaaacaagaattaaaaaaaccacaatgtactagtaaaaatttatctggTTCTAGTGGTAGAATTTCACAGCAAAAATTATTAGCTGgtgttgttattaaaaaacaacaagataaaacaacaacaacaacaacaacaacaacag ATAATACAAAAGGATTAAAAAGAAAGCTAACAGAAAATGAAGTAAGCCAAGATTGTAATGCAAAAGAGTGTaaagttgatgatgaaaaaaataatacaactccAATTGTTGAACAACAAAGTGGACTCAAGTGTATTGGTATATTACCTGGTCTTGGTTCATATTATGATGATTCAAGTGACAGTGATTGCAGCTCTGATTCAGAACACGAACATGGACATATCAA CAAAACAAATgcagaaaaatag
- the LOC122856869 gene encoding PSME3-interacting protein isoform X1 — MSSGFVTEAEIAEQKRIRQEEWEKVRTADQPIDAPEEPYDGRSLFDKLQDQKNKRDMEYEEAHKLKNMIRGLDDDEVEFLDLVDQKKIDEERKKKIEEENEMRDFKKRVASLQEKTLDERLKQELKKPQCTSKNLSGSSGRISQQKLLAGVVIKKQQDKTTTTTTTTTDNTKGLKRKLTENEVSQDCNAKECKVDDEKNNTTPIVEQQSGLKCIGILPGLGSYYDDSSDSDCSSDSEHEHGHIKYDLLGRKIPTKHDDD, encoded by the exons atGAGTTCAGGATTCGTAACAGAGGCTGAAATTGCCGAGCAGAAGAGAATTCGTCAGGAAGAATGGGAAAAAGTTAGAACTGCTGATCAAccaattg aTGCACCTGAAGAGCCATATGACGGACGAtcattgtttgataaattacaagatcaaaaaaacaaacgtgACATGGAATATGAAGAAGCCCACAAACTAa aaaaCATGATCAGAggtcttgatgatgatgaagttgaatttttagatttagttgatcaaaaaaaaattgatgaagaaagaaaaaaaaaaattgaagaagaaaatgaaatgcgtgattttaaaaaacgagTTGCATCattacaagaaaaaacattGGATGAAAGATTAaaacaagaattaaaaaaaccacaatgtactagtaaaaatttatctggTTCTAGTGGTAGAATTTCACAGCAAAAATTATTAGCTGgtgttgttattaaaaaacaacaagataaaacaacaacaacaacaacaacaacaacag ATAATACAAAAGGATTAAAAAGAAAGCTAACAGAAAATGAAGTAAGCCAAGATTGTAATGCAAAAGAGTGTaaagttgatgatgaaaaaaataatacaactccAATTGTTGAACAACAAAGTGGACTCAAGTGTATTGGTATATTACCTGGTCTTGGTTCATATTATGATGATTCAAGTGACAGTGATTGCAGCTCTGATTCAGAACACGAACATGGACATATCAAGTATGATCTTTTGGGAAGAAAAATTCCAACTaaacatgatgatgattaa
- the LOC122856776 gene encoding protein sly1 homolog isoform X2 has product MMSLRDKQIHALRQMLNLNIPESKSTTAVPTWKILIYDRVGQDIISPLISIKELRELGITLHMQLHSDRDPIPEVPAIYFCSPTDENLGRIGQDLNNNIYDIYHFNFISPITREKMEDLASSALQAGAVSNIQKVFDQYLNFITLEDDLFVLRHQNSDAISYHAINRGEIKDTEIDIIMNTIVDSLFSVFVTLGTVPIIRCPRGNAAEIIGKKLDKKLRDNVWDTRNNLFQGETNNTGHISFQRPLFIVIDRSIDMATPLHHTWTYQALAHDILELSLNRLIVDENIGITPGGGVKSKTRPCELNNNDKFWSQHKGSPFPRVAEAIQEQLEQYRLSEEEVKKLKNSMGIDGDNDTGYSMVTNNTARLTNAVNSLPQLIEMKRLIDMHTTIATGILNSIKSRRLDTYFEIEEKIMSKQTLDRSILDIINDHECGTPDDKLRLFIIYYLCTNINDNDYDKYESALINCGCDLNPLYHIKRLKGYTRLTDVQNNYEGGGTKTVSMFSKLMNQGSSFVMEGVKNLVVKRHNLPVTKIVDDLIETKQNLQTDDYYYLDPKQLKQSDNLPKNRTSFQDVIVFVVGGGNYIEYQNLVDYVKQKNSSGGANKRIVYGSTTLVNARQFLKQLSHLGQEIH; this is encoded by the exons atgatGAGCCTACGTGATAAACAAATTC ATGCTTTGAggcaaatgttaaatttaaatataccagAATCAAAGTCAACAACTGCAGTGCCTAcatggaaaattttaatatatgacAGAGTTGGACAAGACATAATATCaccattaatatcaataaaagaaCTTCGTGAACTTGGAATAACTCTACACat gcAATTACACTCAGACAGAGATCCAATACCTGAAGTACcagcaatatatttttgttcacCAACTGATGAAAATCTTGGTAGAATTGGacaagatttaaataataatatttatgatatatatcattttaattttatatcaccAATAACACGTGAAAAAATGGAAGATTTAGCATCATCAGCATTACAAGCTGGTGCTGTatcaaatatacaaaaagtatttgatcaatatttaaattttataacacttgaagatgatttatttgtattacgTCATCAAAATAGTGATGCAATATCATATCATGCAATAAATCGTGGTGAAATAAAAGATAcagaaattgatattattatgaatacaATTGTTGATAGTTTATTTTCTGTATTTGTAACACTTGGTACTGTACCAATAATACGTTGTCCACGTGGTAATGCTGCTGAAataattggtaaaaaattagataaaaaattacgtgATAATGTATGGGAtacaagaaataatttatttcaaggtGAAACAAATAATACTGGACATATTAGTTTTCAACGtccattatttattgttattgatagAAGTATTGATATGGCAACACCATTACATCATACATGGACATATCAAGCACTTGCACATGATATACTTGAGCTATCATTAAATCGTTTAATTGTCGATGAAAATATTGGTATAACACCAGGTGGTGGTGTTAAATCAAAAACACGTCCatgtgaattaaataataatgataaattttggtCACAACATAAAGGTAGTCCATTTCCAAGAGTTGCTGAAGCAATACAAGAACAATTAGAACAATATAGATTATCTGAAGAAGaagttaaaaaacttaaaaattcaatgggTATTGATGGTGATAATGATACTGGTTATTCAATGGTTACAAATAATACAGCACGTTTAACAAATGCTGTTAATTCATTACCACAATTAATAGAAATGAAAAGATTAATTGATATGCATACAACAATTGCAACTggtatattaaattcaattaaatcacGACGTCTTGATACGTATtttgaaattgaagaaaaaattatgagtAAACAAACACTTGATCGTAGTAtacttgatattataaatgatCATGAATGTGGTACACCAGATGATAAAttacgtttatttattatttattatttatgcacaaatattaatgataatgattatgataaatatgagAGTGCATTAATTAATTGTGGATGTGATTTAAATCCATTGTATCATATTAAAAGATTGAAGGGTTATACTAGATTAACTGatgtacaaaataattatgaaggTGGTGGTACTAAAACAGTTAGTATGTTTTCAAAGTTGATGAATCAAGGCTCATCATTTGTTATGGAAGGTGTCAAAAATTTAGTTGTTAAAAGACATAATTTACCAGTTActaaaattgttgatgatttaattgaaacaaaacaaaatttacaaactgatgattattattatcttgatccaaaacaattgaaacaatCTGATAATTTGCCAAAAAATCGTACGTCTTTTCAGGATGTTATTGTGTTTGTCGTTGGTGGTGGTAATTATATTGAGTATCAGAATCTTGTTGATTATGTCAAg caaaaaaattcaagtggtGGTGCTAATAAGAGAATTGTTTATGGCTCAACAACACTTGTCAATGcaagacaatttttaaaacaattgtcTCATCTTGGACAAGAA attcattaa
- the LOC122856776 gene encoding protein sly1 homolog isoform X1, giving the protein MMSLRDKQIHALRQMLNLNIPESKSTTAVPTWKILIYDRVGQDIISPLISIKELRELGITLHMQLHSDRDPIPEVPAIYFCSPTDENLGRIGQDLNNNIYDIYHFNFISPITREKMEDLASSALQAGAVSNIQKVFDQYLNFITLEDDLFVLRHQNSDAISYHAINRGEIKDTEIDIIMNTIVDSLFSVFVTLGTVPIIRCPRGNAAEIIGKKLDKKLRDNVWDTRNNLFQGETNNTGHISFQRPLFIVIDRSIDMATPLHHTWTYQALAHDILELSLNRLIVDENIGITPGGGVKSKTRPCELNNNDKFWSQHKGSPFPRVAEAIQEQLEQYRLSEEEVKKLKNSMGIDGDNDTGYSMVTNNTARLTNAVNSLPQLIEMKRLIDMHTTIATGILNSIKSRRLDTYFEIEEKIMSKQTLDRSILDIINDHECGTPDDKLRLFIIYYLCTNINDNDYDKYESALINCGCDLNPLYHIKRLKGYTRLTDVQNNYEGGGTKTVSMFSKLMNQGSSFVMEGVKNLVVKRHNLPVTKIVDDLIETKQNLQTDDYYYLDPKQLKQSDNLPKNRTSFQDVIVFVVGGGNYIEYQNLVDYVKQKNSSGGANKRIVYGSTTLVNARQFLKQLSHLGQEIH; this is encoded by the exons atgatGAGCCTACGTGATAAACAAATTC ATGCTTTGAggcaaatgttaaatttaaatataccagAATCAAAGTCAACAACTGCAGTGCCTAcatggaaaattttaatatatgacAGAGTTGGACAAGACATAATATCaccattaatatcaataaaagaaCTTCGTGAACTTGGAATAACTCTACACat gcAATTACACTCAGACAGAGATCCAATACCTGAAGTACcagcaatatatttttgttcacCAACTGATGAAAATCTTGGTAGAATTGGacaagatttaaataataatatttatgatatatatcattttaattttatatcaccAATAACACGTGAAAAAATGGAAGATTTAGCATCATCAGCATTACAAGCTGGTGCTGTatcaaatatacaaaaagtatttgatcaatatttaaattttataacacttgaagatgatttatttgtattacgTCATCAAAATAGTGATGCAATATCATATCATGCAATAAATCGTGGTGAAATAAAAGATAcagaaattgatattattatgaatacaATTGTTGATAGTTTATTTTCTGTATTTGTAACACTTGGTACTGTACCAATAATACGTTGTCCACGTGGTAATGCTGCTGAAataattggtaaaaaattagataaaaaattacgtgATAATGTATGGGAtacaagaaataatttatttcaaggtGAAACAAATAATACTGGACATATTAGTTTTCAACGtccattatttattgttattgatagAAGTATTGATATGGCAACACCATTACATCATACATGGACATATCAAGCACTTGCACATGATATACTTGAGCTATCATTAAATCGTTTAATTGTCGATGAAAATATTGGTATAACACCAGGTGGTGGTGTTAAATCAAAAACACGTCCatgtgaattaaataataatgataaattttggtCACAACATAAAGGTAGTCCATTTCCAAGAGTTGCTGAAGCAATACAAGAACAATTAGAACAATATAGATTATCTGAAGAAGaagttaaaaaacttaaaaattcaatgggTATTGATGGTGATAATGATACTGGTTATTCAATGGTTACAAATAATACAGCACGTTTAACAAATGCTGTTAATTCATTACCACAATTAATAGAAATGAAAAGATTAATTGATATGCATACAACAATTGCAACTggtatattaaattcaattaaatcacGACGTCTTGATACGTATtttgaaattgaagaaaaaattatgagtAAACAAACACTTGATCGTAGTAtacttgatattataaatgatCATGAATGTGGTACACCAGATGATAAAttacgtttatttattatttattatttatgcacaaatattaatgataatgattatgataaatatgagAGTGCATTAATTAATTGTGGATGTGATTTAAATCCATTGTATCATATTAAAAGATTGAAGGGTTATACTAGATTAACTGatgtacaaaataattatgaaggTGGTGGTACTAAAACAGTTAGTATGTTTTCAAAGTTGATGAATCAAGGCTCATCATTTGTTATGGAAGGTGTCAAAAATTTAGTTGTTAAAAGACATAATTTACCAGTTActaaaattgttgatgatttaattgaaacaaaacaaaatttacaaactgatgattattattatcttgatccaaaacaattgaaacaatCTGATAATTTGCCAAAAAATCGTACGTCTTTTCAGGATGTTATTGTGTTTGTCGTTGGTGGTGGTAATTATATTGAGTATCAGAATCTTGTTGATTATGTCAAg caaaaaaattcaagtggtGGTGCTAATAAGAGAATTGTTTATGGCTCAACAACACTTGTCAATGcaagacaatttttaaaacaattgtcTCATCTTGGACAAGAAattcattga